A genome region from Phoenix dactylifera cultivar Barhee BC4 chromosome 18, palm_55x_up_171113_PBpolish2nd_filt_p, whole genome shotgun sequence includes the following:
- the LOC103721582 gene encoding transcription factor MYC1-like: MEELISPSSSCSPPRPPPFFSAPTTQHAAAAPNLQQRLQYLLHARPEWWAYGIFWRASPDHHLLSFGEGHFRGVRDNGPRGSGGGGGIHALLSDDAGPADGDEAEWFYVVSLTRSFAAGDPAAPARAYGSLAPLWLTGAHALQTCGCDRALEAQLHGIETLVCVPLPGGVLELGSSELIGENWALVQQARVILSTPDDAIVGPVVPALPPVVKKEAGAGITGLSSSVDSEHSDSEGLLMVERRRPKKRGRKPGTGRETPVNHVEAERQRREKLNHRFYALRSVVPNVSRMDKASLLADAVSYIKELRTKVEELEAEAKRVKKEIIVDQGVGGAATTTSTTVSSVVSCGGGGLATMELEVKMLGPDALIRVHSENLSHPTAKLMGALRELEVHVHHASVSTVKEVTVQDVVVRVPYALQVNDGLRAALLGRMDKT, encoded by the coding sequence ATGGAAGAGCTCATCtcgccctcctcctcctgctcccCTCCCCGTCCACCTCCTTTCTTCTCTGCTCCGACCACCCAGCACGCCGCGGCGGCGCCCAACCTCCAGCAGCGccttcagtacctcctccacgCCCGCCCTGAGTGGTGGGCCTACGGCATCTTCTGGCGTGCCTCCCCCGACCACCACCTCCTGTCCTTCGGCGAGGGCCACTTCCGCGGGGTACGGGACAACGGCCCGCGGgggagcggcggcggcggggggaTCCATGCCCTACTCAGCGATGACGCTGGCCCCGCCGACGGCGACGAAGCCGAGTGGTTCTACGTGGTGTCGCTGACCCGGTCGTTCGCGGCCGGGGACCCCGCCGCCCCCGCCCGCGCCTACGGGTCCCTGGCACCCCTCTGGCTGACGGGCGCCCACGCGCTGCAGACCTGCGGCTGCGACCGCGCCCTCGAGGCCCAGCTACACGGGATCGAGACGCTGGTCTGCGTCCCCCTCCCCGGGGGCGTCCTCGAGCTCGGCTCCTCCGAGCTCATCGGGGAGAACTGGGCCCTGGTGCAGCAGGCCAGGGTCATCCTCTCCACGCCCGACGACGCCATCGTCGGGCCGGTGGTCCCCGCTCTGCCGCCGGTGGTGAAGAAGGAGGCCGGCGCCGGCATCACGGGCCTGTCATCCTCGGTGGACTCGGAGCATTCCGACTCGGAGGGGTTGCTGATGGTGGAGCGGCGCCGGCCGAAGAAGAGGGGGAGGAAGCCGGGGACGGGGCGGGAGACCCCGGTCAACCATGTGGAGGCGGAGCGGCAGCGGCGGGAGAAGCTGAACCACCGCTTCTACGCGCTGCGGTCGGTGGTTCCGAACGTGTCGAGGATGGACAAGGCGTCGCTGCTGGCGGACGCCGTGTCCTACATCAAGGAGCTGAGAACCAAGGTAGAGGAGCTGGAGGCCGAGGCCAAGAGGGTCAAGAAGGAGATCATAGTGGACCAGGGCGTCGGCGGGGCTGCCACCACTACTTCCACCACCGTGTCGTCGGTGGTCAGCTGCGGTGGGGGAGGGCTGGCGACGATGGAATTGGAGGTGAAGATGCTGGGGCCGGACGCGCTGATCCGAGTTCATTCGGAGAATCTGAGCCACCCGACGGCGAAGCTGATGGGGGCGCTGCGGGAACTGGAGGTGCACGTACACCACGCGAGCGTGTCCACCGTGAAGGAGGTAACGGTGCAGGACGTGGTGGTGAGGGTGCCCTACGCGCTGCAGGTCAATGACGGCCTCCGTGCCGCGCTGCTCGGCAGGATGGACAAGACCTGA